A genomic segment from Desulfonatronum lacustre DSM 10312 encodes:
- the mqnE gene encoding aminofutalosine synthase MqnE yields MLDHIVEKAADNVRLSRDEALTLVREADIHVLGRLALARRSGLHGQNAYFVYNQHLNYTNICQNACRFCAFSRRVGDEDAYTLTVDEAAERVRSRGDEPVREIHIVGGLNPELPYQYYLDLVSAVKQARPTASVKAFTAVEVAFLAQRGGISPRQVLEGLQVAGLDALPGGGAEVFSPALRAKLCPEKVSGEQWLEIHQLAHELGIRSNATMLFGHIETWADRLDHLIALRDLQDRTGGFMCFIPLPYQPGHNDLQAKGPDGLDILRMLAVSRIVLDNVRHLKAYWVMTGIKTAQMGLWYGADDLDGTIVEERIGHAAGAQTPKGMTRDQIMEIITQAGFTPVERTSRFEPTPPDPSA; encoded by the coding sequence GTGCTTGATCACATCGTTGAAAAGGCCGCCGACAATGTCCGGCTCAGCCGGGACGAGGCCCTGACCCTGGTCCGGGAGGCCGACATCCATGTCCTGGGACGGCTGGCCTTGGCCCGACGCTCCGGGCTGCACGGCCAAAACGCCTATTTCGTCTACAACCAACACCTCAACTATACGAACATTTGCCAGAACGCCTGCCGGTTCTGCGCCTTCAGCCGCCGGGTCGGGGACGAAGACGCCTACACCCTGACCGTGGACGAAGCCGCGGAGCGGGTCCGCTCCCGAGGCGACGAGCCGGTTCGGGAAATCCACATTGTCGGCGGCCTGAACCCGGAGCTGCCCTACCAGTATTACCTGGATTTGGTCAGCGCGGTGAAACAGGCCCGCCCCACGGCCTCGGTCAAGGCCTTCACCGCGGTGGAGGTGGCCTTTCTGGCTCAGCGCGGCGGCATTTCCCCGCGTCAGGTCCTGGAAGGCCTCCAGGTCGCGGGCCTGGACGCGTTGCCCGGCGGCGGCGCGGAGGTCTTTTCCCCGGCTTTGCGCGCCAAGCTCTGTCCGGAAAAAGTCTCCGGCGAACAGTGGCTGGAAATCCACCAACTGGCCCACGAACTGGGCATCCGCTCCAACGCCACCATGCTTTTCGGCCACATTGAGACCTGGGCCGACCGTCTGGACCACCTCATTGCCCTGCGCGACCTGCAGGACCGCACCGGCGGCTTCATGTGCTTCATCCCCCTGCCCTACCAGCCCGGGCATAACGACCTCCAGGCCAAAGGTCCGGACGGCCTGGACATCCTGCGGATGCTGGCCGTGTCCCGCATCGTCCTGGACAATGTCCGGCATCTGAAGGCCTACTGGGTGATGACCGGGATCAAGACGGCTCAGATGGGCCTGTGGTACGGCGCGGACGACCTGGACGGAACCATCGTCGAAGAACGCATCGGTCACGCCGCCGGAGCCCAGACCCCCAAGGGCATGACCCGGGACCAGATCATGGAAATCATCACCCAGGCCGGCTTCACCCCGGTGGAGCGCACCAGTCGCTTCGAGCCGACGCCTCCGGACCCGTCCGCATGA
- the sppA gene encoding signal peptide peptidase SppA, giving the protein MFTAVALVSGAMAVWRSYADKHPGAFLAFSSPKVGVVHVEGMILDPTDTLNWIRRLREDPTVLGVLVRVNSPGGVVGPSQELHRGLQRLAEHKPVVVSMGAVAASGGYYVAVAADKIVANPGTLTGSIGVKMELTNLQGLMEKLGIRRESVSSGVFKTTGTPFEELTLEERAYLQAVVMDMHGQFTRDIAQGRDMPLEEVEKLADGRIMTGLQALELGLIDALGGQEEALDLLRSIAEIDEYVDLIEDPKRDQSLWKKILGSVEEELRVQGPLWVFR; this is encoded by the coding sequence ATGTTCACGGCCGTGGCCCTGGTTTCCGGGGCCATGGCCGTTTGGCGTTCTTACGCCGACAAACACCCCGGCGCGTTCCTGGCCTTTTCCAGCCCCAAGGTCGGCGTGGTTCACGTTGAGGGAATGATTCTGGATCCCACGGATACCCTGAACTGGATTCGCCGACTGCGCGAGGATCCCACGGTCCTGGGGGTCCTGGTCCGGGTCAACTCGCCCGGCGGGGTGGTCGGGCCGTCCCAAGAACTGCACCGCGGCCTGCAACGTTTGGCAGAGCACAAACCGGTGGTCGTCTCCATGGGGGCCGTGGCCGCTTCCGGCGGCTATTACGTGGCCGTGGCCGCAGACAAGATCGTGGCCAACCCGGGGACCCTCACCGGAAGCATCGGCGTGAAAATGGAGCTGACCAACCTCCAGGGGCTGATGGAAAAGTTGGGCATCCGCCGGGAGTCCGTGTCCAGCGGCGTGTTCAAAACCACCGGAACGCCTTTTGAGGAACTGACTCTCGAGGAACGGGCCTATCTCCAGGCCGTGGTCATGGACATGCACGGCCAGTTCACCCGGGATATTGCCCAGGGCCGGGACATGCCTCTGGAGGAAGTGGAGAAACTCGCCGACGGCCGGATCATGACCGGTTTACAGGCCCTGGAACTCGGGCTGATCGACGCCCTCGGCGGGCAGGAGGAAGCCTTGGACCTGTTGCGGTCCATTGCCGAGATCGACGAGTATGTCGACCTCATCGAAGACCCGAAGCGAGACCAGTCGCTCTGGAAAAAAATTCTCGGCTCGGTGGAAGAAGAGCTGCGCGTTCAAGGTCCTTTGTGGGTCTTCCGTTGA
- a CDS encoding 30S ribosomal protein S1: protein MTNTTEETQDQFDQEMELNFEAELEQYLNDDFGDVDEGSIVQGEVVKIDGDHILVDVNFKSEGQIPAAEFKDQDGCLTIKMGDKIDVYVIKKNEGEGSILLSREKAKRMQLFDKLEGVLDSNEVITGTITKRIKGGYHVDVDGVEAFLPGSHVDLRPVPDMDALVGQDFEFRVLKVNRRRSNVIVSRRVLLEEERDSMRQSLLQNIEEGQTIEGKVKNITDYGVFVDLGGLDGLLHITDMAWKRIRHPKEMVQIGDDLELMVLNFDKENQKVSLGLKQLVPDPWTNIAAKFPEDTRLTGKVTNLVDYGAFVELEPGVEGLVHISEMSWTRKLRHPSQMVRVGDAVDVIVLGVDQEKKRISLGMKQVAPNPWDVVGEKYPDGTVLEGTIKNITEFGMFVGIEDGIDGLIHVSDISWTKKVRHPSEMYKVGDVVQAKVLTVDKNSEKFTLGVKQLTEDPWSLVPQRYPVGSTVSGTVTNITDFGLFIEVEEGIEGLVHVSEVSRKKIKKPSELFQEGQVIQARVIHVSADERRLGLSIKALEEDELKKGREFHGNVGASTQAASTNLGDLIRQNIEEGTSED from the coding sequence ATGACCAACACAACAGAAGAGACGCAGGATCAGTTCGACCAGGAGATGGAACTCAACTTCGAGGCGGAGCTGGAGCAGTATTTGAACGACGACTTCGGCGATGTCGATGAAGGGAGCATCGTTCAAGGTGAGGTCGTCAAAATCGACGGGGATCACATCCTGGTGGACGTGAACTTTAAGTCCGAGGGTCAGATTCCGGCCGCGGAATTCAAGGACCAGGACGGCTGTCTCACAATCAAGATGGGCGACAAGATCGACGTCTACGTGATCAAGAAAAACGAAGGAGAAGGCTCGATACTCCTCTCCAGGGAAAAGGCCAAACGCATGCAGCTGTTCGACAAGCTGGAGGGCGTCCTGGATTCCAATGAAGTCATCACGGGGACGATCACCAAACGCATCAAGGGCGGCTATCATGTGGACGTGGACGGCGTGGAGGCCTTTTTGCCCGGCTCCCATGTGGATCTGCGACCGGTACCGGACATGGACGCCTTGGTCGGGCAGGACTTCGAATTCCGAGTCCTGAAGGTCAATCGCCGACGCAGCAACGTCATCGTGTCCCGCCGCGTCCTGCTTGAGGAAGAACGCGACAGCATGCGTCAGAGCCTGCTCCAGAACATTGAGGAAGGGCAGACGATTGAGGGCAAGGTCAAGAATATCACCGACTACGGCGTGTTTGTCGATCTCGGCGGCCTGGACGGTCTGCTGCACATCACGGACATGGCCTGGAAGCGCATTCGTCATCCCAAGGAAATGGTTCAGATCGGCGACGACCTGGAACTGATGGTCCTCAACTTCGATAAGGAGAACCAGAAAGTTTCCCTGGGCCTGAAGCAGTTGGTCCCGGATCCGTGGACCAACATCGCGGCCAAATTCCCCGAAGACACCCGCTTGACCGGCAAAGTCACCAATCTGGTGGACTACGGCGCGTTCGTGGAGCTGGAGCCGGGCGTTGAAGGCTTGGTGCACATCTCCGAAATGTCCTGGACCCGCAAGCTGCGCCATCCCTCCCAGATGGTCCGAGTCGGCGATGCCGTGGACGTGATCGTCCTGGGCGTGGACCAGGAAAAGAAGCGCATCTCCCTGGGCATGAAGCAGGTCGCGCCCAATCCTTGGGACGTGGTCGGCGAGAAATATCCGGACGGCACCGTGCTTGAGGGCACCATCAAAAACATCACCGAATTCGGCATGTTCGTGGGCATCGAAGACGGCATCGACGGCCTGATCCACGTGTCGGACATTTCCTGGACCAAGAAAGTCCGCCATCCCAGCGAGATGTACAAGGTCGGCGACGTGGTCCAGGCCAAAGTGCTCACCGTGGACAAGAACAGCGAGAAATTCACCCTGGGCGTCAAGCAGCTCACGGAAGATCCGTGGTCCCTGGTGCCCCAGCGCTATCCCGTGGGCTCCACCGTTTCCGGCACCGTGACCAACATCACGGACTTCGGCCTGTTCATTGAGGTCGAGGAAGGGATTGAAGGCTTGGTCCACGTTTCCGAGGTCAGTCGGAAGAAGATCAAGAAGCCCAGCGAATTGTTCCAGGAAGGTCAGGTCATTCAGGCCAGGGTCATCCACGTCAGCGCGGATGAACGCCGCCTGGGCCTGTCCATCAAGGCCCTGGAAGAGGACGAGTTGAAGAAAGGCCGGGAATTCCACGGCAATGTCGGAGCATCCACCCAGGCCGCCAGCACCAACCTGGGCGACCTGATCCGGCAAAATATCGAGGAAGGAACATCTGAAGACTAA
- the cydC gene encoding thiol reductant ABC exporter subunit CydC yields the protein MRVFRLLLSMARAKWPWLLLGLLCSVVTVLANMALLALAAWFLASMALAGVSGVLFNYFLPAGAIRTLAIVRSVGRYFERLVSHDATLRLLADLRVRFFQRLVPLAPAGLKKEDGRGGMHSADLFSRLRADIDLLDNFYLRLLLPAGTAVCVAGVAFVFFFFFDPGLALGVAGLWLLAGAVLPAFCLYRGAADGAEQVQAASRLRCLVVDGLRGMEELLVYGAGPRHRELVQRENDRLIRLQTRTARLESMAQGMVGLASGLAMWLVLLSGISLVGSEDWSPATLPMLAVLALVSFEAILPLPGAWRMWGQIRMAAGRILEITEARAPVTEPLEPREMPSEGDLVIRDLWFTYPGGTSDRDKPTLRGLNLDLPQGGRVGIVGSAGSGKTTLQQILLRFWEYDHGEIRLAGRELRSVSGDEVRARMAVVSQHVFLFNATIAENLRLGRPQATQAQLWEALRTARLDEFAASLPEGLNTRVGQLGARLSGGQARRLSVARALLKDAPILILDEPTEGLDAGTEAELWAELLPLMQGRSVLLITHRPAGLEYMERVYRLEQGRLILVDRNLYSVALSSHPRSIP from the coding sequence CTCCTGCTCTCCATGGCTCGGGCCAAGTGGCCCTGGCTGCTCCTGGGTCTGCTCTGTTCCGTGGTCACGGTGCTGGCCAACATGGCCTTGCTGGCCCTGGCGGCCTGGTTTCTGGCCTCCATGGCCCTGGCCGGGGTCAGCGGAGTGTTGTTCAACTATTTCCTGCCTGCCGGCGCCATCCGGACCCTGGCCATTGTTCGCAGCGTGGGGCGCTATTTCGAACGGCTGGTCAGCCATGACGCCACGTTGCGCCTTCTGGCCGATCTGCGGGTGCGGTTTTTCCAGCGTCTGGTTCCCCTGGCGCCCGCTGGTCTGAAAAAGGAAGACGGACGAGGCGGGATGCACAGCGCGGATTTGTTCAGCCGGTTGCGGGCGGACATCGACCTGCTGGACAACTTCTATCTGCGCCTGCTCCTGCCCGCCGGGACGGCGGTGTGCGTGGCCGGGGTCGCTTTCGTTTTTTTCTTTTTCTTTGATCCGGGCCTGGCTCTGGGCGTGGCCGGACTCTGGCTGCTGGCCGGGGCCGTTCTGCCGGCATTTTGTCTGTATCGGGGCGCGGCGGACGGCGCGGAACAGGTGCAGGCGGCCTCCCGGCTGCGTTGCCTGGTGGTGGACGGCCTGCGGGGCATGGAGGAGTTGCTGGTCTACGGAGCCGGACCCAGGCACCGGGAACTGGTTCAGCGGGAGAATGACCGGCTGATCCGGCTGCAAACCCGGACGGCCCGGCTGGAGAGCATGGCTCAGGGCATGGTGGGGCTGGCCTCCGGGCTGGCCATGTGGCTGGTGTTGTTGTCAGGCATTTCCCTGGTGGGCTCGGAAGATTGGTCCCCGGCCACGTTGCCCATGCTGGCCGTCCTGGCTCTGGTCAGCTTCGAGGCTATTTTGCCCCTGCCCGGAGCGTGGCGGATGTGGGGCCAAATCCGGATGGCCGCGGGACGCATCCTGGAGATCACCGAGGCCAGGGCTCCGGTGACCGAACCTCTGGAGCCGCGGGAAATGCCGTCGGAAGGAGATCTGGTGATTCGCGATCTGTGGTTCACCTATCCAGGAGGAACCTCAGACCGCGATAAACCGACGCTGCGCGGCTTGAATCTTGACCTGCCTCAGGGCGGGCGGGTCGGCATCGTGGGATCCGCCGGGTCCGGCAAGACCACCCTGCAGCAGATTCTGCTCAGATTTTGGGAGTACGACCACGGCGAGATCCGGCTTGCCGGGCGGGAATTGCGGAGCGTATCCGGCGATGAAGTCCGGGCCCGGATGGCCGTGGTCTCCCAGCATGTGTTCCTGTTCAACGCCACCATTGCCGAGAACTTGCGCCTGGGGCGTCCCCAAGCCACGCAGGCCCAGCTTTGGGAGGCACTGCGCACGGCCCGGCTGGATGAGTTCGCCGCGTCCTTGCCAGAGGGGCTGAACACCCGGGTCGGTCAGTTGGGGGCCAGGCTGTCCGGCGGTCAGGCCCGGCGGTTGAGCGTGGCCCGGGCCCTGCTCAAGGACGCCCCGATCCTGATCCTGGACGAGCCCACCGAAGGGCTGGACGCCGGGACCGAGGCCGAGTTGTGGGCGGAACTGCTCCCTCTGATGCAGGGCCGTTCCGTGCTGCTGATCACCCATCGTCCGGCGGGGCTGGAATACATGGAGCGGGTGTATCGGCTGGAGCAGGGGCGGTTGATTCTTGTTGATCGAAATCTTTATAGCGTGGCCCTTTCCAGCCACCCACGGTCCATTCCCTGA